One genomic region from Eremothecium gossypii ATCC 10895 chromosome I, complete sequence encodes:
- a CDS encoding AAL026Wp (NOHBY101; No homolog in Saccharomyces cerevisiae) — MVQRGRGGRDAAVGAAHGHGHMRQLYELVYNGGAVGTVTLRPDLPRHGTLDPSNVVCTLVELYHSIPGDIPLIKTHSIAGWVFLNEVEPGNLIVWGKSDMRVVVDPMEMSAQQEQAALLGGVGYGHWSELEDVAAAAAAAAAAAAGASAHAHAGAGSHVGTAVGGPGTGPLAHNAHAHQHTHQHAHHHAHQHRHSGMVNLTRFNSAPPGIMEFQTPEQVKDYIQRIYAFQERIGIVCLKTKDYKSKVTRIDFGCEFYGTRAGKTAAPNDISPGGAANGDSDEHRTRSTHHLGSGTKRCPFFIRYRYQSAKDNYYLDEACSNLDHDHDRVDVWNYNTNKRLLIKEYKRQLIQLMSSSDNVSSGDVIRLLVSEASKDDLYKGYFSNNTRKKDFAKAMRKNCEYFRRSYLDKRSFDGQVT, encoded by the coding sequence ATGGTACAGCGCGGGCGTGGAGGCAGGGACGCCGCAGTGGGTGCCGCTCATGGGCATGGGCATATGCGGCAGTTGTACGAGTTGGTTTACAACGGGGGGGCGGTGGGGACGGTGACGTTGCGGCCGGACCTGCCGCGGCACGGGACGCTTGACCCGAGCAATGTTGTGTGCACGCTAGTGGAGCTGTACCACTCGATTCCGGGCGACATCCCGCTGATTAAGACGCATTCGATCGCAGGGTGGGTGTTTCTGAACGAGGTGGAGCCCGGGAACCTGATTGTGTGGGGCAAGAGCGACATGCGCGTGGTGGTGGACCCGATGGAGATGAGCGCGCAGCAAGAGCAGGCCGCGCTCCTCGGGGGCGTTGGGTACGGCCATTGGTCGGAGCTCGAGGACgtggcggcagcggcggcggcagcggcggcggcggcagctggTGCGAGCGCGCATGCCCACGCTGGGGCGGGCTCGCACGTGGGAACAGCGGTGGGGGGACCGGGTACGGGTCCTCTTGCGCACAATGCACATGCTCATCAACACACACACCAACACGCGCATCACCATGCGCACCAGCATCGACATAGTGGTATGGTAAACCTTACCCGCTTTAATTCTGCACCCCCGGGCATCATGGAGTTCCAAACGCCGGAACAGGTAAAAGACTACATACAGAGGATCTACGCCTTTCAGGAGCGCATCGGCATTGTGTGCCTGAAAACAAAGGACTACAAGAGCAAGGTGACGCGGATCGACTTTGGATGCGAGTTCTATGGCACGCGGGCAGGCAAGACAGCGGCGCCGAACGACATATCGCCGGGCGGAGCCGCCAACGGAGATTCTGACGAGCACCGCACTAGATCCACGCACCACCTGGGTAGCGGCACCAAACGCTGCCCGTTCTTCATCAGGTACCGCTACCAATCGGCCAAAGATAATTACTATCTGGACGAGGCTTGCTCGAACTTGGACCACGACCATGACCGCGTCGATGTGTGGAACTACAACACCAACAAGCGTCTGCTCATAAAGGAATACAAAAGACAGCTAATCCAATTAATGTCCTCGAGCGACAATGTCTCATCGGGCGATGTGATTCGTTTGCTGGTATCTGAGGCCAGCAAGGACGACCTCTATAAGGGTTACTTCTCGAATAACACCAGGAAAAAGGATTTCGCTAAAGCAATGAGGAAAAACTGCGAGTACTTTCGCAGGTCTTATTTGGACAAACGGAGTTTTGACGGGCAGGTAACATGA
- the SSP120 gene encoding nucleobindin SSP120 (Syntenic homolog of Saccharomyces cerevisiae YLR250W (SSP120)) yields MRLLELGLVFGGLLGSVRCMPHGDKIHTEVERPPEGKNWEQWHMEHEHQMAEYTPEKFFNLHDTNGKGYMDERDILSLYGLSRPEVVGTGDGMGQHDDSERIDEETANRIVKLIGELLDTNDDGKVTKAEYLNFAKRGKSFPDLGVGVGHHLDFEKEFNVHHWNTHHQNNEKTTHREDVEHDLLHYYHSLEQDELKRGATRGSYVTDDQLESQIMKQKIPSKYLTGRL; encoded by the coding sequence ATGAGGTTACTCGAACTTGGACTGGTATTTGGCGGACTGCTAGGCTCAGTGCGCTGCATGCCCCATGGAGACAAAATTCATACAGAGGTCGAACGGCCGCCAGAGGGCAAGAACTGGGAGCAATGGCATATGGAACATGAACATCAGATGGCCGAGTACACCCCGGAGAAATTCTTTAATCTACACGATACCAACGGCAAGGGCTATATGGATGAGCGCGATATTCTATCTTTATATGGCCTCAGCCGGCCCGAGGTAGTCGGGACAGGGGACGGTATGGGACAGCACGATGATAGCGAGAGGATCGACGAAGAGACGGCTAACCGTATCGTAAAGCTAATTGGCGAATTACTTGACACCAATGACGACGGGAAGGTCACCAAAGCTGAGTATCTCAACTTTGCTAAAAGAGGCAAGTCGTTTCCTGACCTGGGCGTTGGAGTCGGGCATCACTTGGATTTCGAAAAGGAGTTCAATGTCCACCACTGGAACACACACCACCAGAACAACGAGAAAACGACTCACCGCGAAGACGTTGAGCACGATTTGTTGCACTACTACCATTCTTTGGAGCAAGACGAGCTGAAGCGGGGGGCTACACGGGGCAGCTACGTGACCGACGATCAGCTGGAGAGCCAGATTATGAAGCAAAAAATTCCATCCAAGTACTTAACTGGTAGATTATAA